Sequence from the Magallana gigas chromosome 4, xbMagGiga1.1, whole genome shotgun sequence genome:
TTAGGAGGAGGGGCACCTGCGCATTAATGTTAAAGTATGTACAGCAAATGTTTTTAAGATATTGACCTGACAACCTACATGTAGCAGTTATGATAAGATTTACTTTACCCTTGGCCTAAAGTCCCTTTAATAAAGGTCATCTTGTTCATAGCAAGCTCCTGTTTAAATACTGTCCAGCAAAGCATTATCTTTATGTAAAATACTGATTAAAAAACCACACTAACCAAACAGACAAGAAAAACACTATGCACCTTAGATTAAGTTGGGagacataaaaaatcaatttgagtAAACTGAACTCTGTACCATTCTAATTAATGAAGTATCCTGATTAACAATGTAAATAGTTTTTTCTTTGTCCTTGCCATTGgctaatttttgtttgttttgtcaaataaaaatcaGGTGCTATAAGAATGAAAAGCACTGAGTTAAGATTACCATCCAGTCTTTGTAGGAGGTCGTCCACAGGAATTAATACCACTTCTATAAACTCtggacaaaaacaaaataaatgcatgAAAGTAATAGTTTGGAAATCAGATTGCCGAttataagaaaatttattttgcttattagaaaaaaaaagtgtcttggtggagagagagagagagagagagagagagagagagagagagagagagagagagagagagagagagagagagagaatatatcTTGTTTTACCAGAAAAAATTAGGACTTAgcgaagagagagagagagagagagaatgagagagagagagagagagggagagagtaTAGaagatatatttgttttacCAGAGAAAAAATATGGCTTAGCGATGAGAGAGAGATGATAAAttagataaacaaaatacattttgacaAATAAATGTAGAGGATACATGAAAGTGTGAGAAAAATCATATGTTCTAAATCTCCAAGTGTCTATAGATTCACTTCACTacaaaacaaatgattaaaGATATACTTTAGAGGGGCATAATATCATTCACATGCTTGTCACACCATCTACTGTACAACTTCTCTTAAGTCAGTACACATCCTCAAATGTATAGACGGTGAAGGATTTTAACGAGCATAAATCAGGTAAAATACTTTACATGGTCCTCTTACCTGATTCTTCTGCAAGTCGTGATGGTAAGatgaaacagaaaaataaacgcttttcaaaaatcaattaaacacAGCAATGTGtagtatatttttatacatgtagtttgtacaattttattttagaataaagagGGACagatgtttgatttatttttttcagctaCAGAAATCAAGGGCGAAAGGTAAATGATGGATTGACAAAAAACTATCTCACCAGTCTTCTGTTGTGggttttgatttttctcatcATTGCCATCAATctgaataataaacaaaaaacccatATTTTCAATTCTTATAAAAAGCCATAAACTGATCAAGTCTCATCATATCCATCATATTAAGTctcataaaaaatcaatgtatactGGACTCATCATTGCCAtcaatgaatatacatgtaaatgtacatgtacatgtaaaagataaaaaaaacatacaacaTACAACATACTCAAGTAGCACCAAAAGAGCACCAATGCCATTTGTTATGTTTGCATGAATGATATATACATGCAGGTGTATATTGATTAAtaagaagttttaaaaagagcAAGAGTTAGAAACTGTGGGTATAACATACTGTTCAGGAGAGGTAATTTAAtttcttacatatttttacagGGTACACGTATTAATATTTCACATGGAGATTCAACTTAGGGAATCTCGTCAGtcacaaattaaccatcataATTACTCGAAATctacttgaaattttaaagatttctagtCATAaaccataataaagtaaaaaaaaaaaccttcatattttactttttgtattatgagtattttcctttatttttatatagaactcTTCTTTTCTATAGAAAGTCTGTATATATTCTAAAAACGGCTACAATGACCATCAAGCCCTCTTAATAGGTTGATCAAGCTCTAAGTGTTATCATAGCTGCTGTTTTTGtgattaatttacatttgtttaagCCTTATTTACTTATTCCAGTAACTGTGATATTGTTTAGACTTTTCTACTAAAACATTATGAAATATACTGCAGTATTGGTTGCTTGAAGACAAAAATTCACTGGCTTTTCCAAAAAATGGTGTccaagggaaataactctgaGAGAAATATGTTACATCAAAACTATCTAATGTATATCACCTCAatctaatcaaaattaaatctttGATCCCCTCCTTTGTGTAGTGATCTTActggagcggatcaaagatctagTTTTAATGACCCTGGACTCACCTCCACTGTGACTAGCTGTACCGTTGTGTTCCCAAGGCCAGGGTCAAAACACAGAGCTGTAACCAGACAAACAAAACAGTCCTCATTCCTTTTCTGAACAAAGATCATGGCTGTCTCAATGTTCTGCCTTCTATCAGTCCAAATCAACTTTTACAGAAAACACATCAAATTCAGATCAGGATGATGTAATAGCTGATGAAATACCCAAATATAAgagtataattatattacaagAAAAATCATAATGTATTTAGCTTTTTTCTTTACTCATACACACCTGTCTCAAGTTTTGTTTTGCCTTACTtaatttcagggtttttttttttttacataaatccCATCACCTGTAGTTCATAAGTATTTATTGACTGGTCTATAACCAGCACTCTCATGTCAAAATCTGAACTATAATATGCATGATTCATCAGATATAACATATAAAAAGCTGATTCGGAGcaataaaaaccaaacaaatatcaaataaatacatgtaaaaccattttaacaaggccttggactttcagtaacaagttaaaaatgatgctgttttcaagcgaaatatacaccgattgagtagtcttagctcaaaatccagacaaatcttgttgatttctaAGAGCCATGGCTGATTGGCTAGCAACGatatagacaggcctacgtcacaatgctgttgacacaactacccaaagcccaagctcttgttaaaatgattctaatTCAATAACATGTAATAACTATTCTCACTATATTACAGGCTTCCATTTGGATTGTTACCTGATGCATTAATCATACTTATAACTTTCCCATACTGACTTACCTGGGGTGACATGTTTGACTGAGGCTGTGTACCCTGTTTCTTCGTAAAGCTCTCGGACGGCCGCCGTTTCAGGAGATTCACCAGCATCCACGAGGCCTGCAACAAAAAGTCAGATATCTGGTAGTTCACTTATCATGGTTTAAAgtgctttaaaaataaacaggaGTTATGATTAAGCATAcagaccccccccctccccccccccccaaaaaaaaaatgagaaaaacaaACACCCCAAAAacaaacacataaaaaaaacaacaacaacaaaaacaaccaaaaaataatgtacaaaacaaaacataacaaaagTCACCGTAGAAAGGAAAGAACAACCCCCTTTCCCCTTAACAAAAAGAATCAACAACTCAAGAGCaataaacaaactaataaaGTATACACAATAACAGAAGACAGGATCATGTAGACGTACCAGCAGGAAATTCCACGGTGCAGCATTTCATCGGTGGACGATTTTGGAGGACCAGCAcgatacagtcaaacttcagCATCCGCTTCAGGATTGCGATGATACCAACAGCTGTCAGATAAATAACAAGTGCACTGTCTGTTGTTAATGAAGGTATCACCCTAAACTATATTTTGACCTCACTTAAAAATTTCTTAATAAAGTTTACTgtgattatataaatatctacGCACCATCGGCTGAATCTGTTTGTCGTGTTGTCCGCTTCACACACTCCCACTGTCTTTGTATAGAGCAGAACAATCAAAATacccattacatgtataatttttctgACAGTAttagtgattttttaaagtttattatcaattatacaaacaatgattttttaaatggcTTTAAAGAgacatggtcatgattttgatttaatttcatttttctatttttgatgTTCACAATGATTCATTAGGCATTTCTAATAAGTCAACCAAATTGTTTGACAGTCGTGGAGGTTAAAAGCGAGacaaagaaatttttgttatgtaaacaaagttcagGTCATGGTTTTGTTAAGTgcatacatttttcaaaactcCAGTTTAataagacctaaaatgaataagacaaacaataggaactgtttatttatgtgcAAAATAAATTAGCAGATagaaaatcagcttgaaaaagaactttactgatatattgaaccaatgtaaacaaaaacatggcacgagcTTTGTGTGCTTGATAAAGtgttgtgagccctgtatcttgcttataaatctaccactgacactcaaattttgctTGATATGATcgttagaaatgcattactaaaacattgtaaacaattaaacaacaacaaaataaagttTGAACCAAATTCTTACAATGTCCTTTAAACTGtgactttcaaaaaaaaaaatctcaaaatcttgcatataaatacaataaatacaagtaaataactctttttttattttttgttagatGTGAGGTTTATACAGATCATTGATATAACATACCTTTCTCTTCCCGTAGGATCTGTGTAGGTGATATTATTCAAGGAAAGCCACTTTCCTCTTGCAACTTcctaaagaaaatttaaacaaaaacgataagtaaACTAGAATAAATTAGCAACAACAGTGactataaacaaagaaaaacatttcattgacTTGCATCAAATATCAAAGTAAATGCAATCACATGggtattttgaataaaagttaGACATTTGAATAagcattttaaagaattaattccTTTTTAGCTACAcgtaaataaacaataattaaaaaaaaaccacccaaTCAAATCAATAATATTTGAATTCACGACTGTGTACAAAATTGGACAGAACTACATTAATGATTATTGCAGCTATTAAGACCCctcacaggggctcgtcacgaagttttttcaaccttctatatatataccacctctatactataaaatacatatagtgtattttatagtatagaggtggtatatatagaaggttgaaaaaacttcgtgacgagccccagTGACCCCTTGAggcttttgaattttattttaaagagcaGACCTCTTCTTTCACAAATTTGGCAGCGTTTGGAGAAGCCATGGTATAGAATGCTTGTATTAATTTTACTCTCCTTAATGAAGTTGTTCTCTTTTGTAAACGCAGAACGGAACTAAAAGTACACAAACACATTGACGATAGAAACGTCTCTGCCTTGTACTTTCACTTTTAAAAGGAAATTTCGAGCCCGATCGTtatgctgtatttgaactcCTCATTGGCttctattataatatatttattttaataaattaataataaactttttttgagGGATTGATGGTCGTGGCCTTGGActgtattaattttctttacaaGAGCTCCATAAAAGATTATAGGAAAAGATTGCaggaaaatacccaaatttaaaaGCTAGAATACTATGATTTGGATTTTTCCctattttatattatagtttATAGATCAGTCTTAAAATTTAGGAAGCTCTGGTGGTTAATTTGTTAACCAGCCTCCTTAATTAAACTAACTTGGTGTATAGGCTTGTTCATCGacgattttcaattttgaaatatgctacacaaccatatattttttttaggtttaaaattttagttCATAGTCATAATCGGCGTATAACAGCATGtggttttaattataaaaaaaaataacatggtAAAATCCTATTGAATTTAAGAAATCGTCATTATGCAGCATTGatagatttcagttttaaataacagatttgtaaatatgatagtaAAGGTATTTAATATTGCGATCTTGATCTAGacttcttggtttttttttcatttataaacattagtcggaaataagatataaaattataaaaagacaTTGTCTCTCCAATGTccttaattatgaaataaagtttGTCATTGTTTatcgcagaaaatatatatatttttttttttttttttttaacatttttcagtgtctttgtccGCAAGAgtccaaaaaattcaaatgacgtattcTTGGGGCGCAAACGGGGTTTGCATAATCTAATATTTAaccgtacaattgctgaaaataatataaatatacatgtaattaataaggaatcattctttgattattgtgaAAAGATCAAATAGGGTCagggtgatcaaattttataaagagCCCTTCAACCTTTGTTGGATTTAATAACGCCCCAGCCAaatttatcacctcataatactcaaggAATGAttctttaaattcttaaaaattgcTGCCTGATATTCATTAACGCTGGACATCGTTCCTTGCTGGTGCTATATGGGCTAGCCGCTACAATTAATTAACTAAAATTGATGTaataatgtttttgaaaaaaatgtaacgtTTTATCCCACCCAAAGCTCTCGGACAGTGgacaatatttatcaaaatactgtaaaattAATCGTTCTTTCTTTCACGTTTAGGATTCATGAACTTTgttttaaagaacattttaaaGTCCTCCATACTGCTTCGTGTAGATTCTATCAtgttttttaaggtcttccgtttccaacggaagacctttctattattgtgcgggaaaaaaattaagattattcttatttttctttttttttttttgtttcctagacgcgaactttgaggcttcatatctagCTCATTTctaaacggtttttgctcaaattttcagggctaatgtactttacaaaacactatcttaagcaattcataaaatgtagaattccctttccgttaaagagttattccccttttaattttttttagggccttttgtttccagacaaaggctccgagactatgatcgcagggaatgggaatccaacgaatttgaataacagagacattgtagttgtgcacatctgtttatgtttttagattacgttttttatttaggaaaaggtagggggtcaaaaaacaggattcaaaaaagtgcaaaaatttagacatgttttcctttatatcttttgaacgaaaaaaattttgtaaagacatgtagaataaaagttgtgcaaaataacaagggctttcatttgacaccaataaaaaggggctggccccttaaattaagggccaatggcccctaaaacattttgcttaataactcaaaaacggttaggattttgatatggctgtcgctggaaaagttgtttgttgggatctcatgaaggtcgtttcaatgttattttgtaagtggtttgtgtagtatgagtgtaaaaagctttacatgttagcatgtacctgtttttatttgacaagttaacgaaagactttgtgcgtacaactggcatgaagttaccgcagaaagtatgctggtttatacaggaggcattaattcataagaattttttttttagaatacatgcttttttttaggagtttaagtcgttgttaagttcttatagtgcacaatccttaaaaacgggaattggaaaacaaaacattctttttttttttctagtaaaacacaaaatatggaatgaaaaaaatatatgcattacctttttaatataaacatcatgcattcaaaatctaccttgaatcagagctgtgtgtgtaccattacgtaagctctccctcgcccgcggccgagaaagtCGGTCAccgtggtcgcggctggactacctagcggtcagtggttatctaatacacgagagttgcgtctctcatatatgaatttatttagccgcgaactcaagaattgtttcagttttgattacacaaaatcttttgtggattaaacgattggatgtcaagtaagaaatacatgtagttcatttaattaataaaagcaatgtcattctctaaagcaataatagacatagatcaattgtgggtttttagtttaaaataaagaacttctatttgatagagtaaggtcattatactgcaaacttttcaaatcttccttggttctgagctgtgcgtttctgtgcgttgtacctttacgtaatctatccttcgcccacggccgaggagatcagccacggctgcattacctagcggtaagcggttatttaatacacaagattctcacaccgcgacttacacttgcatacatatgaacgtgtttgagttaatatagccgtatatacaagaactgttttagtTTTATGTTATAAAGGTTTGTCctaattgtatatatttaatgaaatatttgagtgtaaatgaatattaatgaacgatattactccatatcggaaaaatcgttagacataaactaa
This genomic interval carries:
- the LOC136274987 gene encoding ADP-sugar pyrophosphatase-like isoform X1; this translates as MCLCTFSSVLRLQKRTTSLRRVKLIQAFYTMASPNAAKFVKEEEVARGKWLSLNNITYTDPTGRERQWECVKRTTRQTDSADAVGIIAILKRMLKFDCIVLVLQNRPPMKCCTVEFPAGLVDAGESPETAAVRELYEETGYTASVKHVTPALCFDPGLGNTTVQLVTVEIDGNDEKNQNPQQKTEESGKRTM
- the LOC136274987 gene encoding ADP-sugar pyrophosphatase-like isoform X2, with protein sequence MCLCTFSSVLRLQKRTTSLRRVKLIQAFYTMASPNAAKFVKEEEVARGKWLSLNNITYTDPTGRERQWECVKRTTRQTDSADAVGIIAILKRMLKFDCIVLVLQNRPPMKCCTVEFPAGLVDAGESPETAAVRELYEETGYTASVKHVTPALCFDPGLGNTTVQLVTVEIDGNDESSIH
- the LOC136274987 gene encoding ADP-sugar pyrophosphatase-like isoform X3, with translation MCLCTFSSVLRLQKRTTSLRRVKLIQAFYTMASPNAAKFVKEEEVARGKWLSLNNITYTDPTGRERQWECVKRTTRQTDSADAVGIIAILKRMLKFDCIVLVLQNRPPMKCCTVEFPAGLVDAGESPETAAVRELYEETGYTASVKHVTPVDLD